One part of the Ziziphus jujuba cultivar Dongzao chromosome 2, ASM3175591v1 genome encodes these proteins:
- the LOC107418694 gene encoding anthocyanidin 3-O-glucosyltransferase 7: MALSSSISKPEQPHVAVFAFPFGSHPISLLSLVRKLACAAPQVQFSFFNTAKSNASLFHSSSSSSSSNIPHNLKPCSVDDGVPVGHVLSGNPLEEVDFFLKSSIANFTNSMNDNNTNMRITCLLSDAFVSSCCADVAEHFGVPWIAAWLPCSPSLSAHLHTHLIRQHTRTNHHHLDFIPGLSEFLISDLPGEILSVSDDDLQSSPFLKTLSQLELVLPKAVSVVVSSYEELNPPALDDDLRSKLGNVLDVGFFTVTLPLPPLPPSDSDPTGCLSWLDAQKPGSVAYISFGTVSMLPQKELVALAEALEDTKVPFLWSLKDHLRKDLPSGFSERTKTQGKFVGWAPQKEVLSHDSVGVFLTHFGTNSVYEGVVCGVPLIGRPFFGDQHMMGRLVQTIWKDGLILEGPNNSGELTKPGVKQSLELILGLANEEHGKKVRQGALALKRRVLQAHLAPTSCAARDFKILVALISK, translated from the coding sequence ATGGCACTCAGCAGCAGCATAAGCAAGCCCGAGCAACCCCATGTGGCAGTGTTTGCATTCCCATTTGGCAGCCATCCTATTTCGCTGCTTAGTCTAGTTCGCAAACTAGCCTGTGCAGCTCCACAAGTGCAATTTTCCTTCTTCAACACTGCCAAATCCAACGCCTCCCTctttcattcttcttcttcttcttcttcttcaaatatCCCTCACAACTTGAAACCCTGCTCCGTGGATGATGGAGTCCCTGTGGGTCACGTCCTCTCCGGAAATCCACTGGAGGAGGTCGACTTTTTCCTCAAATCCTCCATTGCCAATTTTACAAACAGCATGAATGATAATAATACAAACATGAGGATCACTTGCTTGCTTTCCGATGCCTTCGTCAGTAGCTGCTGTGCGGATGTTGCGGAGCATTTTGGCGTTCCATGGATTGCTGCTTGGCTTCCATGCTCGCCCTCTCTTTCTGCTCATCTTCACACTCACCTCATTCGCCAACATACTCGAACTAATCATCATCATCTAGATTTCATTCCTGGCTTGTCTGAATTTCTCATTTCAGACTTGCCAGGCGAAATACTCTCCGTCTCCGATGATGATTTGCAATCTTCTCCCTTCTTAAAAACCCTGAGCCAGCTTGAACTTGTTCTCCCAAAAGCTGTCTCCGTTGTTGTCAGCTCTTACGAAGAGCTCAACCCTCCGGCTCTGGATGACGATCTCCGATCAAAGCTCGGGAACGTTCTCGATGTGGGGTTCTTCACCGTGACTCTTCCACTGCCTCCATTACCGCCTTCTGATTCAGATCCCACGGGCTGCCTGTCTTGGTTGGATGCCCAAAAGCCCGGATCCGTTGCGTACATCAGCTTCGGAACAGTGTCGATGCTGCCTCAGAAAGAATTGGTTGCCCTGGCGGAGGCTTTGGAAGACACCAAAGTCCCATTTCTTTGGTCTCTGAAAGACCACTTGCGGAAGGACTTGCCCAGTGGGTTCTCCGAGAGGACCAAGACGCAAGGCAAATTCGTGGGTTGGGCACCCCAGAAGGAAGTCCTATCTCATGACTCTGTTGGGGTTTTTTTGACTCATTTTGGAACCAACTCCGTCTATGAGGGCGTTGTTTGTGGCGTCCCCCTCATCGGGCGCCCTTTCTTTGGAGACCAGCACATGATGGGGAGGCTGGTTCAGACCATATGGAAGGATGGTCTCATACTTGAAGGGCCTAATAATTCAGGGGAGCTAACAAAGCCAGGAGTCAAGCAGAGCTTGGAACTCATTTTGGGACTTGCAAATGAAGAACATGGGAAGAAGGTTAGACAAGGAGCTCTTGCACTCAAACGCCGTGTGCTCCAGGCTCATCTTGCTCCCACCAGCTGCGCTGCAagagatttcaaaattttggtggCTTTGATttctaaataa